The following coding sequences are from one Rattus norvegicus strain BN/NHsdMcwi chromosome 11, GRCr8, whole genome shotgun sequence window:
- the Clcn2 gene encoding chloride channel protein 2 has translation MAAATAAAATVAGEGMEPRALQYEQTLMYGRYTQELGAFAKEEAARIRLGGPEPWKGSPSARATPELLEYGQSRCARCRICSVRCHKFLVSRVGEDWIFLVLLGLLMALVSWAMDYAIAVCLQAQQWMSRGLNTNILLQYLAWVTYPVVLITFSAGFTQILAPQAVGSGIPEMKTILRGVVLKEYLTLKTFVAKVIGLTCALGSGMPLGKEGPFVHIASMCAALLSKFLSLFGGIYENESRNTEMLAAACAVGVGCCFAAPIGGVLFSIEVTSTFFAVRNYWRGFFAATFSAFIFRVLAVWNRDEETITALFKTRFRLDFPFDLQELPAFAVIGIASGFGGALFVYLNRKIVQVMRKQKTINRFLMKKRLLFPALVTLLISTLTFPPGFGQFMAGQLSQKETLVTLFDNRTWVRQGLVEDLGAPSTSQAWSPPRANVFLTLVIFILMKFWMSALATTIPVPCGAFMPVFVIGAAFGRLVGESMAAWFPDGIHTDSSTYRIVPGGYAVVGAAALAGAVTHTVSTAVIVFELTGQIAHILPVMIAVILANAVAQSLQPSLYDSIIRIKKLPYLPELGWGRHQQYRVRVEDIMVRDVPHVALSCTFRDLRLALHRTKGRMLALVESPESMILLGSIERSQVVALLGAQLSPARRRQHMQKLRKAQMSPPSDQESPPSSETSIRFQVNTEDSGFPGAHGQTHKPLKPALKRGPSNATSLQEGTTGNMESAGIALRSLFCGSPPLESTTSELEKSESCDKRKLKRVRISLASDSDLEGKMSPEEILEWEEQQLDEPVNFSDCKIDPAPFQLVERTSLHKTHTIFSLLGVDHAYVTSIGRLIGIVTLKELRKAIEGSVTAQGVKVRPPLASFRDSATSSSDTETTEVHALWGPRSRHGLPREGTPSDSDDKCQ, from the exons ATGGCGGCCGCAACGGCCGCGGCGGCGACGGTGGCGGGGGAAGGGATGGAGCCTCGAGCGCTGCAGTACGAGCAGACCCTG ATGTATGGCCGGTATACTCAGGAACTCGGGGCCTTTGCCAAAGAGGAAGCTGCTCGGATTCGCCTGGGAGGGCCTGAGCCCTGGAAGGGGTCCCCTTCTGCCCGGGCTACCCCAGAGCTCCTAGAATATGGACAGAGCCGATGTGCCAGATGTCGCA TTTGTTCTGTACGCTGCCACAAGTTCCTAGTGTCCAGGGTCGGTGAAGATTGGATCTTCCTGGTCCTGTTGGGGCTCCTCATGGCATTGGTCAGTTGGGCCATGGACTATGCCATCGCTGTCTGTCTACAGG CTCAGCAATGGATGTCCCGGGGCTTAAACACCAACATCTTACTCCAGTACCTGGCTTGGGTTACCTACCCTGTCGTCCTCATCACTTTCTCTGCCGGATTCACCCAGATCCTGGCCCCGCAGGCTGTTG GGTCTGGCATCCCCGAGATGAAAACCATCCTTCGGGGAGTGGTGCTGAAAGAGTACCTCACCCTCAAGACCTTTGTAGCTAAGGTCATCGGGCTGACCTGTGCCCTGGGCAGTGGGATGCCCCTTGGCAAGGAG GGACCCTTTGTGCACATTGCCAGCATGTGTGCTGCCCTTCTCAGCAAGTTCCTCTCCCTCTTTGGGGGTATCTATGAG AACGAGTCCCGGAACACAGAGATGCTAGCTGCCGCATGCGCAGTAGGAGTGGGCTGCTGCTTTGCCGCACCAATCGGAG GGGTCCTATTCAGCATTGAGGTCACCTCCACCTTCTTCGCTGTTAGGAACTACTGGCGGGGCTTCTTTGCGGCCACCTTCAGTGCCTTCATCTTTCGGGTCTTGGCAGTGTGGAACCGTGATGAAG AAACCATCACAGCTCTCTTCAAAACTCGGTTCCGACTCGACTTCCCCTTTGACCTGCAGGAGCTGCCAGCTTTTGCTGTCATTGG TATTGCTAGTGGCTTCGGGGGAGCCCTCTTTGTCTACCTGAACCGGAAGATTGTCCAGGTGATGCGGAAGCAAAAAACCATCAACCGCTTCCTCATGAAGAA ACGGCTGCTCTTCCCCGCACTGGTGACTCTGCTCATCTCCACTCTGACCTTCCCCCCTGGCTTTGGACAGTTCATGGCCGGACAG CTCTCACAGAAAGAGACCCTGGTCACACTGTTTGACAACCGGACATGGGTCCGCCAGGGCCTGGTAGAGGATCTAGGAGCACCTAGCACTTCACAGGCCTGGAGCCCACCGCGCGCCAACGTCTTCCTGACTCTCGTCATCTTCATCCTCATGAAG TTCTGGATGTCTGCACTGGCCACCACCATCCCAGTGCCCTGTGGTGCCTTCATGCCTGTCTTTGTCATTG GAGCAGCATTTGGCCGGCTGGTGGGCGAGAGCATGGCTGCCTGGTTCCCAGATGGGATTCACACGGATAGCAGTACCTACCGGATTGTACCTGGAGGCTATGCCGTGGTCG GGGCAGCTGCACTTGCAGGAGCAGTGACACACACAGTGTCCACAGCAGTGATTGTCTTCGAGCTCACCGGCCAGATTGCCCACATTCTGCCCGTCATGATTGCTGTCATCCTGGCGAATGCCGTTGCCCAGAGCCTGCAGCCCTCCCTCTATGACAGTATCATCCGCATCAAGAAGCTGCCCTACCTGCCTGAGCTGGGCTGGGGCCGCCACCA GCAGTACCGGGTACGAGTAGAGGACATCATGGTACGGGATGTACCCCATGTAGCCCTCAGCTGCACTTTTCGGGACCTGCGACTGGCACTGCACCGAACCAAGGGCCGTATGTTGGCCCTAGTGGAGTCACCTG AGTCCATGATTCTGCTGGGCTCCATCGAACGCTCACAGGTGGTAGCGCTACTGGGAGCACAGCTGAGTCCAGCGCGCCGGCGGCAGCACATGCAAAAGCTAAGGAAAGCCCAGATGTCCCCACCGTCAGATCAGGAGAGCCCCCCCAGCTCTGAGACGTCCATCCGCTTCCAG GTGAACACAGAGGACTCAGGCTTCCCTGGAGCCCATGGGCAGACTCACAAGCCCCTGAAGCCTGCTCTAAAGAGAGGGCCCAGCAACGCCACAAGCCTCCAGGAAGGTACCACGG GCAACATGGAATCAGCAGGCATTGCCCTCAGAAGCCTCTTCTGTGGCAGTCCACCTCTGGAGTCGACGACGTCAGAA TTGGAAAAGTCGGAATCCTGTGACAAACGCAAGCTGAAGCGGGTCCGAATCTCCCTGGCG AGTGACTCAGACCTGGAAGGCAAGATGAGTCCCGAGGAG ATCTTAGAGTGGGAAGAGCAGCAGCTAGATGAGCCAGTCAACTTCAGTGACTGCAAAATCGACCCCGCCCCCTTCCAGCTAGTGGAGCGGACTTCTTTGCACAAG ACCCACACCATCTTCTCGCTGCTGGGAGTGGACCATGCTTATGTCACCAGCATTGGCAGACTCATTGGGATTGTCACCCTAAAGGAG CTCCGGAAGGCCATTGAAGGCTCTGTCACAGCACAGGGTGTAAAAGTCAGGCCACCCCTTGCCAGTTTCCGGGACAGTGCCACCAGCAGCAGTGACACAGAGACCACCGAGGTGCATGCACTCTGGGGGCCGAGATCCCGCCACGGCCTCCCACGAGAGGGTACCCCCTCTGATAGTGATGACAAGTGCCAGTGA
- the Clcn2 gene encoding chloride channel protein 2 isoform X4, which produces MAAATAAAATVAGEGMEPRALQYEQTLMYGRYTQELGAFAKEEAARIRLGGPEPWKGSPSARATPELLEYGQSRCARCRICSVRCHKFLVSRVGEDWIFLVLLGLLMALVSWAMDYAIAVCLQAQQWMSRGLNTNILLQYLAWVTYPVVLITFSAGFTQILAPQAVGSGIPEMKTILRGVVLKEYLTLKTFVAKVIGLTCALGSGMPLGKEGPFVHIASMCAALLSKFLSLFGGIYENESRNTEMLAAACAVGVGCCFAAPIGGVLFSIEVTSTFFAVRNYWRGFFAATFSAFIFRVLAVWNRDEETITALFKTRFRLDFPFDLQELPAFAVIGIASGFGGALFVYLNRKIVQVMRKQKTINRFLMKKRLLFPALVTLLISTLTFPPGFGQFMAGQLSQKETLVTLFDNRTWVRQGLVEDLGAPSTSQAWSPPRANVFLTLVIFILMKFWMSALATTIPVPCGAFMPVFVIGAAFGRLVGESMAAWFPDGIHTDSSTYRIVPGGYAVVGAAALAGAVTHTVSTAVIVFELTGQIAHILPVMIAVILANAVAQSLQPSLYDSIIRIKKLPYLPELGWGRHQQYRVRVEDIMVRDVPHVALSCTFRDLRLALHRTKGRMLALVESPESMILLGSIERSQVVALLGAQLSPARRRQHMQKLRKAQMSPPSDQESPPSSETSIRFQPLPVHVGEHRGLRLPWSPWADSQAPEACSKERAQQRHKPPGRYHGQHGISRHCPQKPLLWQSTSGVDDVRK; this is translated from the exons ATGGCGGCCGCAACGGCCGCGGCGGCGACGGTGGCGGGGGAAGGGATGGAGCCTCGAGCGCTGCAGTACGAGCAGACCCTG ATGTATGGCCGGTATACTCAGGAACTCGGGGCCTTTGCCAAAGAGGAAGCTGCTCGGATTCGCCTGGGAGGGCCTGAGCCCTGGAAGGGGTCCCCTTCTGCCCGGGCTACCCCAGAGCTCCTAGAATATGGACAGAGCCGATGTGCCAGATGTCGCA TTTGTTCTGTACGCTGCCACAAGTTCCTAGTGTCCAGGGTCGGTGAAGATTGGATCTTCCTGGTCCTGTTGGGGCTCCTCATGGCATTGGTCAGTTGGGCCATGGACTATGCCATCGCTGTCTGTCTACAGG CTCAGCAATGGATGTCCCGGGGCTTAAACACCAACATCTTACTCCAGTACCTGGCTTGGGTTACCTACCCTGTCGTCCTCATCACTTTCTCTGCCGGATTCACCCAGATCCTGGCCCCGCAGGCTGTTG GGTCTGGCATCCCCGAGATGAAAACCATCCTTCGGGGAGTGGTGCTGAAAGAGTACCTCACCCTCAAGACCTTTGTAGCTAAGGTCATCGGGCTGACCTGTGCCCTGGGCAGTGGGATGCCCCTTGGCAAGGAG GGACCCTTTGTGCACATTGCCAGCATGTGTGCTGCCCTTCTCAGCAAGTTCCTCTCCCTCTTTGGGGGTATCTATGAG AACGAGTCCCGGAACACAGAGATGCTAGCTGCCGCATGCGCAGTAGGAGTGGGCTGCTGCTTTGCCGCACCAATCGGAG GGGTCCTATTCAGCATTGAGGTCACCTCCACCTTCTTCGCTGTTAGGAACTACTGGCGGGGCTTCTTTGCGGCCACCTTCAGTGCCTTCATCTTTCGGGTCTTGGCAGTGTGGAACCGTGATGAAG AAACCATCACAGCTCTCTTCAAAACTCGGTTCCGACTCGACTTCCCCTTTGACCTGCAGGAGCTGCCAGCTTTTGCTGTCATTGG TATTGCTAGTGGCTTCGGGGGAGCCCTCTTTGTCTACCTGAACCGGAAGATTGTCCAGGTGATGCGGAAGCAAAAAACCATCAACCGCTTCCTCATGAAGAA ACGGCTGCTCTTCCCCGCACTGGTGACTCTGCTCATCTCCACTCTGACCTTCCCCCCTGGCTTTGGACAGTTCATGGCCGGACAG CTCTCACAGAAAGAGACCCTGGTCACACTGTTTGACAACCGGACATGGGTCCGCCAGGGCCTGGTAGAGGATCTAGGAGCACCTAGCACTTCACAGGCCTGGAGCCCACCGCGCGCCAACGTCTTCCTGACTCTCGTCATCTTCATCCTCATGAAG TTCTGGATGTCTGCACTGGCCACCACCATCCCAGTGCCCTGTGGTGCCTTCATGCCTGTCTTTGTCATTG GAGCAGCATTTGGCCGGCTGGTGGGCGAGAGCATGGCTGCCTGGTTCCCAGATGGGATTCACACGGATAGCAGTACCTACCGGATTGTACCTGGAGGCTATGCCGTGGTCG GGGCAGCTGCACTTGCAGGAGCAGTGACACACACAGTGTCCACAGCAGTGATTGTCTTCGAGCTCACCGGCCAGATTGCCCACATTCTGCCCGTCATGATTGCTGTCATCCTGGCGAATGCCGTTGCCCAGAGCCTGCAGCCCTCCCTCTATGACAGTATCATCCGCATCAAGAAGCTGCCCTACCTGCCTGAGCTGGGCTGGGGCCGCCACCA GCAGTACCGGGTACGAGTAGAGGACATCATGGTACGGGATGTACCCCATGTAGCCCTCAGCTGCACTTTTCGGGACCTGCGACTGGCACTGCACCGAACCAAGGGCCGTATGTTGGCCCTAGTGGAGTCACCTG AGTCCATGATTCTGCTGGGCTCCATCGAACGCTCACAGGTGGTAGCGCTACTGGGAGCACAGCTGAGTCCAGCGCGCCGGCGGCAGCACATGCAAAAGCTAAGGAAAGCCCAGATGTCCCCACCGTCAGATCAGGAGAGCCCCCCCAGCTCTGAGACGTCCATCCGCTTCCAG CCCCTTCCTGTCCATGTAGGTGAACACAGAGGACTCAGGCTTCCCTGGAGCCCATGGGCAGACTCACAAGCCCCTGAAGCCTGCTCTAAAGAGAGGGCCCAGCAACGCCACAAGCCTCCAGGAAGGTACCACGG GCAACATGGAATCAGCAGGCATTGCCCTCAGAAGCCTCTTCTGTGGCAGTCCACCTCTGGAGTCGACGACGTCAGAA AGTGA
- the Clcn2 gene encoding chloride channel protein 2 isoform X3: MAAATAAAATVAGEGMEPRALQYEQTLMYGRYTQELGAFAKEEAARIRLGGPEPWKGSPSARATPELLEYGQSRCARCRICSVRCHKFLVSRVGEDWIFLVLLGLLMALVSWAMDYAIAVCLQAQQWMSRGLNTNILLQYLAWVTYPVVLITFSAGFTQILAPQAVGSGIPEMKTILRGVVLKEYLTLKTFVAKVIGLTCALGSGMPLGKEGPFVHIASMCAALLSKFLSLFGGIYENESRNTEMLAAACAVGVGCCFAAPIGGVLFSIEVTSTFFAVRNYWRGFFAATFSAFIFRVLAVWNRDEETITALFKTRFRLDFPFDLQELPAFAVIGIASGFGGALFVYLNRKIVQVMRKQKTINRFLMKKRLLFPALVTLLISTLTFPPGFGQFMAGQLSQKETLVTLFDNRTWVRQGLVEDLGAPSTSQAWSPPRANVFLTLVIFILMKFWMSALATTIPVPCGAFMPVFVIGAAFGRLVGESMAAWFPDGIHTDSSTYRIVPGGYAVVGAAALAGAVTHTVSTAVIVFELTGQIAHILPVMIAVILANAVAQSLQPSLYDSIIRIKKLPYLPELGWGRHQQYRVRVEDIMVRDVPHVALSCTFRDLRLALHRTKGRMLALVESPESMILLGSIERSQVVALLGAQLSPARRRQHMQKLRKAQMSPPSDQESPPSSETSIRFQPLPVHVGEHRGLRLPWSPWADSQAPEACSKERAQQRHKPPGRYHGQHGISRHCPQKPLLWQSTSGVDDVRSE, translated from the exons ATGGCGGCCGCAACGGCCGCGGCGGCGACGGTGGCGGGGGAAGGGATGGAGCCTCGAGCGCTGCAGTACGAGCAGACCCTG ATGTATGGCCGGTATACTCAGGAACTCGGGGCCTTTGCCAAAGAGGAAGCTGCTCGGATTCGCCTGGGAGGGCCTGAGCCCTGGAAGGGGTCCCCTTCTGCCCGGGCTACCCCAGAGCTCCTAGAATATGGACAGAGCCGATGTGCCAGATGTCGCA TTTGTTCTGTACGCTGCCACAAGTTCCTAGTGTCCAGGGTCGGTGAAGATTGGATCTTCCTGGTCCTGTTGGGGCTCCTCATGGCATTGGTCAGTTGGGCCATGGACTATGCCATCGCTGTCTGTCTACAGG CTCAGCAATGGATGTCCCGGGGCTTAAACACCAACATCTTACTCCAGTACCTGGCTTGGGTTACCTACCCTGTCGTCCTCATCACTTTCTCTGCCGGATTCACCCAGATCCTGGCCCCGCAGGCTGTTG GGTCTGGCATCCCCGAGATGAAAACCATCCTTCGGGGAGTGGTGCTGAAAGAGTACCTCACCCTCAAGACCTTTGTAGCTAAGGTCATCGGGCTGACCTGTGCCCTGGGCAGTGGGATGCCCCTTGGCAAGGAG GGACCCTTTGTGCACATTGCCAGCATGTGTGCTGCCCTTCTCAGCAAGTTCCTCTCCCTCTTTGGGGGTATCTATGAG AACGAGTCCCGGAACACAGAGATGCTAGCTGCCGCATGCGCAGTAGGAGTGGGCTGCTGCTTTGCCGCACCAATCGGAG GGGTCCTATTCAGCATTGAGGTCACCTCCACCTTCTTCGCTGTTAGGAACTACTGGCGGGGCTTCTTTGCGGCCACCTTCAGTGCCTTCATCTTTCGGGTCTTGGCAGTGTGGAACCGTGATGAAG AAACCATCACAGCTCTCTTCAAAACTCGGTTCCGACTCGACTTCCCCTTTGACCTGCAGGAGCTGCCAGCTTTTGCTGTCATTGG TATTGCTAGTGGCTTCGGGGGAGCCCTCTTTGTCTACCTGAACCGGAAGATTGTCCAGGTGATGCGGAAGCAAAAAACCATCAACCGCTTCCTCATGAAGAA ACGGCTGCTCTTCCCCGCACTGGTGACTCTGCTCATCTCCACTCTGACCTTCCCCCCTGGCTTTGGACAGTTCATGGCCGGACAG CTCTCACAGAAAGAGACCCTGGTCACACTGTTTGACAACCGGACATGGGTCCGCCAGGGCCTGGTAGAGGATCTAGGAGCACCTAGCACTTCACAGGCCTGGAGCCCACCGCGCGCCAACGTCTTCCTGACTCTCGTCATCTTCATCCTCATGAAG TTCTGGATGTCTGCACTGGCCACCACCATCCCAGTGCCCTGTGGTGCCTTCATGCCTGTCTTTGTCATTG GAGCAGCATTTGGCCGGCTGGTGGGCGAGAGCATGGCTGCCTGGTTCCCAGATGGGATTCACACGGATAGCAGTACCTACCGGATTGTACCTGGAGGCTATGCCGTGGTCG GGGCAGCTGCACTTGCAGGAGCAGTGACACACACAGTGTCCACAGCAGTGATTGTCTTCGAGCTCACCGGCCAGATTGCCCACATTCTGCCCGTCATGATTGCTGTCATCCTGGCGAATGCCGTTGCCCAGAGCCTGCAGCCCTCCCTCTATGACAGTATCATCCGCATCAAGAAGCTGCCCTACCTGCCTGAGCTGGGCTGGGGCCGCCACCA GCAGTACCGGGTACGAGTAGAGGACATCATGGTACGGGATGTACCCCATGTAGCCCTCAGCTGCACTTTTCGGGACCTGCGACTGGCACTGCACCGAACCAAGGGCCGTATGTTGGCCCTAGTGGAGTCACCTG AGTCCATGATTCTGCTGGGCTCCATCGAACGCTCACAGGTGGTAGCGCTACTGGGAGCACAGCTGAGTCCAGCGCGCCGGCGGCAGCACATGCAAAAGCTAAGGAAAGCCCAGATGTCCCCACCGTCAGATCAGGAGAGCCCCCCCAGCTCTGAGACGTCCATCCGCTTCCAG CCCCTTCCTGTCCATGTAGGTGAACACAGAGGACTCAGGCTTCCCTGGAGCCCATGGGCAGACTCACAAGCCCCTGAAGCCTGCTCTAAAGAGAGGGCCCAGCAACGCCACAAGCCTCCAGGAAGGTACCACGG GCAACATGGAATCAGCAGGCATTGCCCTCAGAAGCCTCTTCTGTGGCAGTCCACCTCTGGAGTCGACGACGTCAGAAGTGAGTAG
- the Clcn2 gene encoding chloride channel protein 2 isoform X1, which yields MAAATAAAATVAGEGMEPRALQYEQTLMYGRYTQELGAFAKEEAARIRLGGPEPWKGSPSARATPELLEYGQSRCARCRICSVRCHKFLVSRVGEDWIFLVLLGLLMALVSWAMDYAIAVCLQAQQWMSRGLNTNILLQYLAWVTYPVVLITFSAGFTQILAPQAVGSGIPEMKTILRGVVLKEYLTLKTFVAKVIGLTCALGSGMPLGKEGPFVHIASMCAALLSKFLSLFGGIYENESRNTEMLAAACAVGVGCCFAAPIGGVLFSIEVTSTFFAVRNYWRGFFAATFSAFIFRVLAVWNRDEETITALFKTRFRLDFPFDLQELPAFAVIGIASGFGGALFVYLNRKIVQVMRKQKTINRFLMKKRLLFPALVTLLISTLTFPPGFGQFMAGQLSQKETLVTLFDNRTWVRQGLVEDLGAPSTSQAWSPPRANVFLTLVIFILMKFWMSALATTIPVPCGAFMPVFVIGAAFGRLVGESMAAWFPDGIHTDSSTYRIVPGGYAVVGAAALAGAVTHTVSTAVIVFELTGQIAHILPVMIAVILANAVAQSLQPSLYDSIIRIKKLPYLPELGWGRHQQYRVRVEDIMVRDVPHVALSCTFRDLRLALHRTKGRMLALVESPESMILLGSIERSQVVALLGAQLSPARRRQHMQKLRKAQMSPPSDQESPPSSETSIRFQVNTEDSGFPGAHGQTHKPLKPALKRGPSNATSLQEGTTGNMESAGIALRSLFCGSPPLESTTSESDSDLEGKMSPEEILEWEEQQLDEPVNFSDCKIDPAPFQLVERTSLHKTHTIFSLLGVDHAYVTSIGRLIGIVTLKELRKAIEGSVTAQGVKVRPPLASFRDSATSSSDTETTEVHALWGPRSRHGLPREGTPSDSDDKCQ from the exons ATGGCGGCCGCAACGGCCGCGGCGGCGACGGTGGCGGGGGAAGGGATGGAGCCTCGAGCGCTGCAGTACGAGCAGACCCTG ATGTATGGCCGGTATACTCAGGAACTCGGGGCCTTTGCCAAAGAGGAAGCTGCTCGGATTCGCCTGGGAGGGCCTGAGCCCTGGAAGGGGTCCCCTTCTGCCCGGGCTACCCCAGAGCTCCTAGAATATGGACAGAGCCGATGTGCCAGATGTCGCA TTTGTTCTGTACGCTGCCACAAGTTCCTAGTGTCCAGGGTCGGTGAAGATTGGATCTTCCTGGTCCTGTTGGGGCTCCTCATGGCATTGGTCAGTTGGGCCATGGACTATGCCATCGCTGTCTGTCTACAGG CTCAGCAATGGATGTCCCGGGGCTTAAACACCAACATCTTACTCCAGTACCTGGCTTGGGTTACCTACCCTGTCGTCCTCATCACTTTCTCTGCCGGATTCACCCAGATCCTGGCCCCGCAGGCTGTTG GGTCTGGCATCCCCGAGATGAAAACCATCCTTCGGGGAGTGGTGCTGAAAGAGTACCTCACCCTCAAGACCTTTGTAGCTAAGGTCATCGGGCTGACCTGTGCCCTGGGCAGTGGGATGCCCCTTGGCAAGGAG GGACCCTTTGTGCACATTGCCAGCATGTGTGCTGCCCTTCTCAGCAAGTTCCTCTCCCTCTTTGGGGGTATCTATGAG AACGAGTCCCGGAACACAGAGATGCTAGCTGCCGCATGCGCAGTAGGAGTGGGCTGCTGCTTTGCCGCACCAATCGGAG GGGTCCTATTCAGCATTGAGGTCACCTCCACCTTCTTCGCTGTTAGGAACTACTGGCGGGGCTTCTTTGCGGCCACCTTCAGTGCCTTCATCTTTCGGGTCTTGGCAGTGTGGAACCGTGATGAAG AAACCATCACAGCTCTCTTCAAAACTCGGTTCCGACTCGACTTCCCCTTTGACCTGCAGGAGCTGCCAGCTTTTGCTGTCATTGG TATTGCTAGTGGCTTCGGGGGAGCCCTCTTTGTCTACCTGAACCGGAAGATTGTCCAGGTGATGCGGAAGCAAAAAACCATCAACCGCTTCCTCATGAAGAA ACGGCTGCTCTTCCCCGCACTGGTGACTCTGCTCATCTCCACTCTGACCTTCCCCCCTGGCTTTGGACAGTTCATGGCCGGACAG CTCTCACAGAAAGAGACCCTGGTCACACTGTTTGACAACCGGACATGGGTCCGCCAGGGCCTGGTAGAGGATCTAGGAGCACCTAGCACTTCACAGGCCTGGAGCCCACCGCGCGCCAACGTCTTCCTGACTCTCGTCATCTTCATCCTCATGAAG TTCTGGATGTCTGCACTGGCCACCACCATCCCAGTGCCCTGTGGTGCCTTCATGCCTGTCTTTGTCATTG GAGCAGCATTTGGCCGGCTGGTGGGCGAGAGCATGGCTGCCTGGTTCCCAGATGGGATTCACACGGATAGCAGTACCTACCGGATTGTACCTGGAGGCTATGCCGTGGTCG GGGCAGCTGCACTTGCAGGAGCAGTGACACACACAGTGTCCACAGCAGTGATTGTCTTCGAGCTCACCGGCCAGATTGCCCACATTCTGCCCGTCATGATTGCTGTCATCCTGGCGAATGCCGTTGCCCAGAGCCTGCAGCCCTCCCTCTATGACAGTATCATCCGCATCAAGAAGCTGCCCTACCTGCCTGAGCTGGGCTGGGGCCGCCACCA GCAGTACCGGGTACGAGTAGAGGACATCATGGTACGGGATGTACCCCATGTAGCCCTCAGCTGCACTTTTCGGGACCTGCGACTGGCACTGCACCGAACCAAGGGCCGTATGTTGGCCCTAGTGGAGTCACCTG AGTCCATGATTCTGCTGGGCTCCATCGAACGCTCACAGGTGGTAGCGCTACTGGGAGCACAGCTGAGTCCAGCGCGCCGGCGGCAGCACATGCAAAAGCTAAGGAAAGCCCAGATGTCCCCACCGTCAGATCAGGAGAGCCCCCCCAGCTCTGAGACGTCCATCCGCTTCCAG GTGAACACAGAGGACTCAGGCTTCCCTGGAGCCCATGGGCAGACTCACAAGCCCCTGAAGCCTGCTCTAAAGAGAGGGCCCAGCAACGCCACAAGCCTCCAGGAAGGTACCACGG GCAACATGGAATCAGCAGGCATTGCCCTCAGAAGCCTCTTCTGTGGCAGTCCACCTCTGGAGTCGACGACGTCAGAA AGTGACTCAGACCTGGAAGGCAAGATGAGTCCCGAGGAG ATCTTAGAGTGGGAAGAGCAGCAGCTAGATGAGCCAGTCAACTTCAGTGACTGCAAAATCGACCCCGCCCCCTTCCAGCTAGTGGAGCGGACTTCTTTGCACAAG ACCCACACCATCTTCTCGCTGCTGGGAGTGGACCATGCTTATGTCACCAGCATTGGCAGACTCATTGGGATTGTCACCCTAAAGGAG CTCCGGAAGGCCATTGAAGGCTCTGTCACAGCACAGGGTGTAAAAGTCAGGCCACCCCTTGCCAGTTTCCGGGACAGTGCCACCAGCAGCAGTGACACAGAGACCACCGAGGTGCATGCACTCTGGGGGCCGAGATCCCGCCACGGCCTCCCACGAGAGGGTACCCCCTCTGATAGTGATGACAAGTGCCAGTGA